Within Lolium rigidum isolate FL_2022 chromosome 5, APGP_CSIRO_Lrig_0.1, whole genome shotgun sequence, the genomic segment GCCAAGGCAAACAAGGAGGAAGGGTGACCAGAGCTCTCAAAGAGCACAGAGCCAGGCTCTACATTATCCGtcggtgcattgtcatgctccttTGCTGGCAAGATTGAACACCAAGCTGCATTTTCCTCCATGGGATCCCTCTAGGGTCCATGCATGGAGAGGTTGCACTTGGCTAGGCAGCTATGAGTTAGTTAGGAGTAGAAGCTAGGAAGGAGCTCTCATGCTCATGGCACATTGCACTCAACAAAGCTTGGTAGACTAGACATTCTAACTGTTGTCTCGTTATGGTTAT encodes:
- the LOC124651685 gene encoding small polypeptide DEVIL 4-like, yielding MRSQGKQGGRVTRALKEHRARLYIIRRCIVMLLCWQD